ATAGGGGCTGAAGTCCCATCGGAGCGGGCCGTTCGGCGGCTCAGCGCTTCGGCTTCGGCGGCGCGAGAACCTTCATGACCATGCGCATCGCCGGCTCGGGAACCCGGTCCTTCATGGCGAGTGCGGTCTCGGCGACGCGGCCGCGCGCCGGGGTGCCGCGGCCGAACAGCCGATTGAACGGACCGCCCGACGGTTCCAGCTCGACATGCATCGGCGGCCCGCCGTCGGCGGCGCCGAGCGCCGAGGAGATCACGATCCGCTGAATCTCGCTGGTGCCCTCGAAGATGGAGCGCTGCGGTCCGACTACACCGGATCGGTCGGTCAGCTTGGAGTCAATCTCGCTGGTGCCCTCGAAGATGGTGTACAGCTTGGCGTCGCGGTACCACTTCTCCACCGGATGGTCGCTGATGTATCCCCAGCCACCCATGGTCTGGATGGCCCGCTCGGTGGTCTTGACGGCGATCTCACTGGCGGCCAGCTTCGCCATCGAACCTTCGCCGCGCTCGAACGGCACACCGTTGGCGGCCATCCAGGACGCCCGCCAGGTGAGCAGCCGGGCCGCGTCGATCCCGGTGGCGAGGTCGGCCAGCGGGAAGGCGATGCCCTGGTTGTCGATGATGGGAGCGCCGAACGCCTCGCGGCGGTTGGCGTATGCGGTGACGTATTCCAGTGCGGCGCGGGCGATTCCCAGTGCCTGGGCTGCGACCATCGGGCGAGTCTGCTCGAAGGTGCCGAGCGTGGCCGAACCGGAGCGTCGCCCGCCGGTGGCCATGGCCTCGCGGGTCTTGGCGAGCTTGTGCTCGAGCTTGTCCTGCCCGCCCAGCAGGTTCGCGCCGGGCACCCGAACGCTGTTGAATTTCAGCTCCGCGGTGTGCGATGCGCGGCACCCGAGCTTGTCGAGCTTGCGGACGAGCTCCAAACCCGGTGTGCCACCGGGAACTACGAACAACGCCTGCCCGCGGTGGCCCAACTCCTCGTCGACGACGGCGTTGACGACGTGCACGTTGGCGATGCCGCCGTTGCCGATCCACATCTTGTGTCCG
This is a stretch of genomic DNA from Mycobacterium sp. ELW1. It encodes these proteins:
- a CDS encoding acyl-CoA dehydrogenase family protein — protein: MGLDLTPTTAQHDLARRAHEFAEHCIRPVAGDYDKRQEFPWPVLEDAAARGFYSPLFYRDLIGDPTGLSLPMFMEELFWGCAGIGLAVVMPALALSAIGQAATPEQMLTWAPECFGTPGDLKLAALAISEPEGGSDVRNLRTRARRDGDDWIIDGHKMWIGNGGIANVHVVNAVVDEELGHRGQALFVVPGGTPGLELVRKLDKLGCRASHTAELKFNSVRVPGANLLGGQDKLEHKLAKTREAMATGGRRSGSATLGTFEQTRPMVAAQALGIARAALEYVTAYANRREAFGAPIIDNQGIAFPLADLATGIDAARLLTWRASWMAANGVPFERGEGSMAKLAASEIAVKTTERAIQTMGGWGYISDHPVEKWYRDAKLYTIFEGTSEIDSKLTDRSGVVGPQRSIFEGTSEIQRIVISSALGAADGGPPMHVELEPSGGPFNRLFGRGTPARGRVAETALAMKDRVPEPAMRMVMKVLAPPKPKR